The genomic DNA TAACAACAgctgattttaatttcttttcttctatagtTTCCAAATTCTCTACAATGAACATCTACTTCTTTAAATTCAAAAGACAAATGAGCTAGTGCTTAAAAAGAAAGTCCTCCCCATGTTTAAGGCTGAGAGCCAGATCAAATGTTGCCTCCTACAGGAAGTCTTCCTGGATCTCCAGCAATCCCTAATCCCGTGCCTGTAGCTCCTGAGGAGCCTGTTAGGCTCTAGGCCAGGGTCACCAGGGGAGACGCACCTCAGTCTTCCCAGTACTGGGGCAGAAGCAAATTTGCCCTGCTATGCTCCACAGTTCTTGCCACAAGAGGGCTTTGGGAGAGGCTGACAGTCCCTGTGAGGGGTGGGCTTGGCAGTGGTGAACAAGGGCAAGGCAGCCTATAGAAAGGcccagatggacagacagacctGGCCCAGCCCAGAACATCTATACTaagcctgagtcaaaggcaggcaaaGGCCCGTGCAGTAGATAAAGGTTTACAGCAGGCACCAAGCAGCTCTTGGCAACCACAACCCAAAATACAGCACTGGAATTGGCTGAATCCGGGGCTGGAGAGGGATGGCGGCTGGGGAGGCTGAGGTGCTGGGCTCAGAGGTAGAGGAGCTGCTGCTGCAGGGGGCTCTCCTCCTCCAGGGCTCTGGCTCAAAGCTCTGCCCCACACTCGTGTGCCCTGAGTACCACTCTCAGGCTAAAATGACAGGACCGCAGAGGGCCCTCGTGGAGCTCACCAGAGACAGTAGCTCTGGCACATTCTGTCCGGGGCTGGGGCACAGGGCCAAGGATGGTGCCAGGCCTCACAGGTCTAGGTCTTGACCTTGGGGCCTGTGGCCTCCCATCCTCAGCAATGAGGGCTGGGCCCAGGGGTGGTGAGTTAAGACCAGCCTTCAGCCCTCAGGACAGTGGGGGTACAGGTCCTACTCCTGAGCCTCTTGTAAGCGGGGCCGGAGAGCCGAGTAGTACACAGGCCAATTCAAAGGGCCGAGCCTGGGCGTCTGGCTGCCAAGGCAACAGCCCCCTCACCCCAAGGTCCTTGGGCCTTCCTCTCAAGTCTCTGGCTGACCATCAAGTGTCAGGCCTGGCTGTGGGGGTGGCAGGTGGTGGTGAGGACAAGCCCCATCTCTGGTTCCTCAGGCAGCTTCTGGCGGGTGGCTGGTGGCCTAGATGCGGCTGGACGAGGTGCTGCCCGAACTGATGGGGAGCCTGGCGCTGTCCGAGCTGCTTTTCAGAGGCGAGGGCCCGCCCCGGGCCTGCAGCCGCATGGACCAGTACCAGAGGAAGATGAAGAAGcctgtgggcagggagggggcatgGGGTTCAGCGGGGGGGCGGGcagccctgccccttccctcccctcctccctacaGGCTACCAGCACCCATGTGATCAAGGGAACACCCACCGTGCCCCAGACACTGAGATTTCCTGGGCCCCATCTCACTTTATCCTCTCGAGATTCTCATGAGGTCAGGCCTATTCATTACTATTCtgtttcacaaatgagaaaactgaggcacagggaggtaaGGGGACTTGACTGAGCCAGGAGCTAAACAGTGGTGTTCAGGCTCCAGAACACCTGCTTAAGCACCTCTCGGCCAGAACAGAGGGGTGTGCgtgtatgtctgtctgtctgtccttggtgggggagggggtgtagAGGGGTCCCAGTAGAGGGACCTGCCGGCATCAAGCCCCAGCCCTCATGATCCAGCTCCTCTgcatctctccccttccctcctcccctctgccccttacccagCTACCCTTCAGCCTTGCTCCCCTTCACTGTCCTTCCAACACACACCTAGTTTTAGCCTCAGGACCTTGGCtcttgcatctccctctgcccagcacTCTCTTAGACCAGAGCTCCGCAgcctgtgacacacacacacacacacacacacacacacacacacaccctgggcaTCTGTTACAGTGCAgatctgattcagtaagtctggcATGGCCAGAGTCTACACATCTAGCAAGCTCCCCACGAGGCTGATACCCAGAGGAGTTCAAGTCTTAGTTCACAGATGCAGCCCCAAGTTTTCACACAGGGCCTCCACGTCCTAGGTACTCAATAAAGACTTGTCAACTATGGCCTGggtgcccccattttacagatgggaagaccgaggcccagagaagccTTCAGGGTTGGCTCCCTATCTTCCCAGCCCCGTACTCCACACGTGGGTACCCTACCCGGGGCCGGGGTGGTGGTCTTCTCTGTGCCTACCTTGGAAGGAGGTGATGATGCTGAATAAGTAGAGGACCACAAGCTGGAAGGTGCCAGAAGCAAAGGAGAAGAAGACCAAGGCCCAGGGTAAACCGAGGACCAGGCTGAGCCCCAGCAGCGTGAGCACGTGGGGCCACTTGTGAGCATGCGGGCGCAGCCGCAGGATCTGCACCACCATGGTGCCCAGCATGGCCATGTTGAACAGAAACACCAGGCTGAAGAGGCCCAGGTTGGTGACATGGCTGACCAGGGAGTCCCGGATCCAGCACCTGACAGCAAAGACATGAGGGCTCAGGGGGTGACAGGGCTGGTGCCGTGCTTCTGGGCTGTGGGTGTGCGTCACAGGGGCCCCGAGGGCCGGGGAGCCGCCTTCACCACCTTCCCTGCCAGGCCAAGGCCTCCAGCAGCCCTGGCGCCCAGGAGCCCCGAGGTCAGTGTGGCAGTGTGGCTCCGCACTCCCAGGCTCGTGTTCCCGCCCCCACGCACTCAGCCACTCACATGGAAGGGTAGATGACACTCTCCGGAGTCCTGTGCACAGCCAGGATGATGGGGCCATAGTTACTGATGTCCACCAGCGCCACCAACATCACCAGGAAGACAGGGAAGCCTGCCGGCAGCAAGCGTGCAGTTCCATCTCCCACCGCCTGGgggtgccctcccctcccctcccctcctccaggagggTCCTCCGTGATcagaccctcccctcccccactccagtTTAGGTTTCCCATAGAGAGCCCCATCGCCCTGGcttgccccttccccctcaccATCCTGGGCCCCCTGGGCCTCCATCCCTGGAGAGAAGGTCTGAGCTTCCCTGCTGGGGGGCAGGACGTCACAAGGAGACGGGGGCacagactggggggtggggggcagctggaAAGGGGACTTCTGCACTGGGCCTCGACTTTGCCCACCAGCTGGGGACCGAGGACTCTCCAGAAGTGGTCACCCAGCACCAAACACCCAGGTCTTGACACAGAGCCAACTCTGAAGGGATTTTGTGTAAATCAATGGAGTGAATCAAGAATGGGAcagatgagaaacacagaggagcAGCAAGCTGGGTGAGGGAATGTGGAGTTTGGGGGCTGCTGCAACATCCACAAGGACTCGTGGTGTGCCCCCTGGGCCTCCAGGCCTGAGAGGTCTGGGCCATGGTAAACTGGGTGGTCTTGGCCAAGAACAAACACCAGAGCTATGGAGAATCTGTTATCTGAAGCGCTGGAGGATCCACAGACAGAGCCACTGCCAGCCTGGGTGCATTAGATGAGTGGAGGACGGGATTACGGCCCACTCATCCCCCAACGGGGTGCCTTTGAGCAGTACACAACCTGCACATCCATACATGGTGGCTGTCTGCAaaccttccttttaaaaagtgagcaatGTGAAGAGTATGTGTTTCTGGGGGCAGTGCTCAGCACTTCATCTTCCCAAAGGGGTCCTTAACCCAGCCAAGGCCAAGAACACCTGAGGATGTATGGGTAAAGGAAGTCGAGTAGAAGAGGCAGGCGTGGGGGGCCTGCCAGCGCCCTCTGCCCACCTACCCCAGCCCATGATGCTCAGCTTGAGCAGGTAGCCGGGGACGTAGGTGCCGAAGACCTCAACCACGAGTCGGTAGAGGTTGTAGCCCTCCAGGCCCAtccaggagaggcaggagagcagagagaagtGCAGGAAGATGGCGCTGGCGCGGCAGCCAGCCTCGGAGCCGGCCAGGGCCACCGGCTCGCTCAGCAGGAAGCTCACATCCAGCAGGAAGACAGCCAGCAGCAAGTTCATGTGCACCTTGATGGTGTAATCCCGAGACTTCCTCCtgcggtgggggcggggaggggcggcgggcgcATAGGGTCACCATGGTGGCCCACTTGGGGAGGTGCGGGCAGcactcctcctccaggcagccttcccagACTACACACGCACACCCTCTCCTGTTCCTATGGCTGCAGCCAGGTCATCTCCCACGAGtccctgagcacctactgtgtgcccaggACCCACAGGTCGGGCACCGTGTGCATATTCAACAACAGATTCAGCCACAGACAACAAGCAAGACAAATCTGGCCACTGCAACCAGCCAGATACTCCCAAAGTTGGAGGGGAAAGACTCCGCATTTGTTGCTGTTTTGGAGACTCCGTGCCACTGTGTCCTGTGTCTGCCCATCTGTCTGCACAACCATGTGACTGTGAGGCTGTGAGTATGGCGGGGTGGggtatgtctgtctgtcttcagGGCTGCAAGTCTGTGTGTGCACAGCCCCGCCACCCCCCACACCCAGGACTCGACAGGATCCAAACACTGCCGGCGTTACCTCCCTGGCCCTCCAAACCCCCACCTGTGATCTGCCCAGCACCACCTCCTGCTACCTGTTCCAGAAGGAACAAGAGCCATGCCCACCCGTGGCCCTAGGTATCTCCCTGGGCTGCTCCCTTCCCCCTCACCCTCAGCTcactcatctgtgaagtgggagggcgtccccccccccaccaaggtAAAGCATCAGGCACAGGTAAAACACTCCAGTCCGTAAGGTTCTCTGTCCCTGGGCCCCTGGACACTCTAGCGATGCATGGGTAGGTGCTGGGGGCTTGTGCCCTGAGCCTGCCTGCTGTCCCTTGTCACTGCTCCAGCCCCACCGTGCACAGCTGTGAGCTCACACAACACCACCTCTTAGGCACACGCAGACACGCAGCCTCACCCTCCTGTCCTCCACCCGAGAACAGCGAGCACGCTCCGGGTGCTTAGAATGTCTCCCCTCCACACAAACGGGCCCGGGCCCTGACCACGGTGCACCTCAGGCCCAGCCCTGACAATCCAGACCCGTCCACACAGCCGGCGTGAGGAGGCATAAAGGCGCTCTTCATCCTGTCCGtggggctcctccctccccaaggCACCGCAATGACAGAAATGGAGTGACAGacagcccctggggtgggggtgcagtaGGCCCTGTCAAGCCGGAATGCCACAGGGGCCAGGCCTGCAGTCAGACACTGGACAACAGGGCGCTGGACAGAACTCTCGAGGCTGTGCCTGTCCACGGCGGCCACTGCTTAGCTTCAGTAACTGCGGCCTTGCAGACCTGGGCGtgagcctgcctctgccactgCCTTGCTGTGTGACCACAGGCAGGCCACTGACCCCCTCTGAGAGCCCTTTCCTAGGGTCCTTGTGAGGACTAAACCTACTTCGTGCACATAACACACTTAGAACAGTGGGCAGCACGTGGGAACCTTAAGCGTTAACCGTTGTCACAACTGTCACTGTATATCATATGCCCCCAGTGGTGACACACGGGATTCTTCAGGGAcagaaaaatctagatttttgtcACCTCTCCCTGTGTTCCACGTCGGCAGGTAATAACATTTGTAAGAGTTACGTCATCCAAACACCACAGATGTGAGGGCAAAACACAGTCCCCACAGGTCAGCAGACCACACCTCCCAGGGCTCCTGAAACCACACGTGCTTTTGGGGCAGGGGTAGCCAAGCCAGTCTCCAGGGTGGGTCTCCACGGCCATGGGGTCCCAGCTTGGGGGCCTGGGATGAAGGTTTtccctccccgcacccccgcctccctgtccccctgcccctacCCACCCTGCCAGGCCCTACCTGGAGCAGAGGTAGGCGGCGATGGTGAGGACACAGGCCAGAGCGGAGATGACACAGCCCACGTAGGACAGGACGGTCAGGTAGTGCTTGTGTACGGCGGCTACCTCCACAGAGGCGACCTGGTCCATGAGACAGGCCCGGgctggcctcagtgtccccaacTCACACTTGATGGTTTGCCCCAGGTGAAGCGCCAACCTGTGCTcccggggagtgggggggggggcactcagGCATCTACAGGCCACCCCCACCAAACTGAGCAGAGTCTGGTCCCGTGAGTGCATTCTTCAGAAGGGGGGTGTCTGCAGCTctcacttcctagctgtgtggcctgAGGTAAATGGcttaagctctctgagcctcagtttccttctctataaaatagGACTGCAGCAGGAGACACTTTGGGGGTCAGTGTGGAGAACAAGTGACTGCAGGTGAAAAGCAGCTGGCACACACCAGCCCAGCCCGGGGTATGGCTGCGGGTCAGGGAGAGGGCCGCTCACCATCAGCACTGCAAAGTAGGTCAGGTGGTTGCAGAGGCAGGACGTCTGCGTCTCCCTCCTGATGGTCTCACACCCAGCATCGCTCCAGCTGCCTGGGCTGCTCACTGAGGAAGGGTTCCGTGGGGCTCTGATCAAGCCCAGTCCTTCAGGACCCCACTGGACCACCCAAAATCCATGATCGTGTCACTCTTCCAAACCTTGCTTCACCTGGCAAATCTCTAGTCTGCCATCATTCCTTCTTCAAGGCccaccttcctccaggaagtcctccctgattaaccccacctccacccaccgtCCAGGACCCCTGTTCTCATCCTGATACCTGCCCAGCTCAGAGACCCCTCCACACTCACATGTCAGGTCTTCAACCCAGAATACACACTGGAGAGTCACATTTTTCTGTAGGGACGAGAAAGGAGGAGAGTGGACCCCCTGACGGAACCGCTCCTTCCTGGGTGGGGCTGAGGGAGTCAGTGTCAGCCCCAAGCCCGTGTGGACCTGACTGTATGGGGCCCCAGCCAGCTGGTCATTTTGTCAAAGACAAGTGACTCCTTGGCAGGCTCACTTGCACTCACCGGCTGTGGCTGGTGCTGGAAGGTGAGCACCACGGGCTCTGAGAGGTTGGCCACTTTGGTGTTCTGCACGACGATCCCCAAGACCTTCTCACCCAGCACTTGGCTGGAGTTCTTGTCCTACATCCATACAAGGGAGGTGAGGGCTCAAGGCTGAGAAGAAAGGCCCAGACGTCCCCTAGCTTCTCTGGACTGGCGTCTCTCCCCGACAACATTGCCCTGAGATGCAGAGTCTCCTCCTGGCAACAATTCTAGCCCATGTAGTCACTTACACCATAGTGAAAACAACATAATTTAGCATTCTCTGGGGGAGATTTCGTACCTCACAGTCCAAGTTCTGACCTTACAAGGAAAGGCTCTGACTTCTGGACCAGGGAGCCCTACCCGTCTTGGCTCCGTGCCCGCCTTCCACCTCCCCACAGACAGAAACTGCTTTTCCAGGGCCCACACCTGGAACAGGGCTTGGCTGCTGAAGTCCACCAGGAGGAGTCTCTTTTCAGCCTCCCCTCTCCGGCCTTTGGTCTTCTGGAAGAGCGTGCGGGGCAGCAGCACCGAGTATTCCTGGATCTCGCTCTGTTCCTCCTGTAGACCAGAATCCCCGTGGGCTCAGCCAGAGGCAGGCTCCGGCCTCTACACACAGCTCCCCCTCCAACACCTTCCTGGATGCTGCCATCTCTAAGCGCACCTCCTACGGGAAGCCCTCCCTTGCTTGGCTCCTGTGCTGGCTGGGAAGCCTTGTGGTTAGCACCCAGGGCTCCAGGGGCAAACAGGCAAACAGGGGCAAACAGGGAGATTCACGTGGTGCCCTGCTGTCTGGCCTCCAACCCCGTGCCGCTTACAGCATCCCAGGGTGGGTAGTAGggtgagggggggcgggggggtgctcCCAGTGACCAGGCCATGTGAGGGGTGGTCTCAAGACTGAGGCGCACGCACAGGCACTTCGCAGTTCATCTTCTGTCCACACGGGGTGCCTAGGAGCTCTGATGCCGCCCGCTCCCTGTCCCCACCGAGGTGAGGAAGGGTCCTCCGCCACGCGGCAGCCACTAACAGGGTACTCTCCGGGCCTGAGGCCTCCCTTGTCAgcccacgtctggctcccagaGGCCCGGGAGCCTCCCCATCTGTCTCCTGCCCCGACCAGCCAGGCCCCTGACTCCTGACCTCACGCCTGGAGTGGATGCGCAGGTCCTGGAGGCTGGCCGTGGGCTGCAGCTTCCACACCGTGGCGTTGACCAGATCCTCCTCGAACGACAGCGTGTCCCCTGTGAACTTCACAGAAGTCAGCCTCGACTCCAGGGTCTGCAGCCTCctggcagggggagaaggggtTGGGGAGGTTGGTCGGGGTGGACAGGGCGAGGGAGCAAGAAGGGGACACCGCGCAGATACACAGGAAAGAGGCAGGTGGAGataggggaaggaggggcagggggcagaaggGAGGGGGCGAGAGAGACCACAGCCCCGGCATGGTGGTGGGCGAGGAGGGATGAGCAGGGGCTAGGCCAGCAGAGCTAACAGGAAAGGCGGCTGCCCGAGCACCCGGTTCCGGGCCCAGCTCTGCCTCAGTGGACTCGCTCCGCAGCTGGGGAGCAGCCCTACCCGTCTTGGGGCCTCAGTGTGCCGAGCCCTCCAATGGGCCCATCAGTTCCCCTTTCCCAGTGGGGAAgagggctcgggggcgggggggcgctgTCTGGGGGTGGTGATAGTTGTTTATACGAAGGCCAGGGGCTTGCCCCAGCCAGGCTGTATTTCGATGCCTCTCTAGGAAGAGGTGGAAAGACGACATGAACATTCCAGCCCCAGGAGAGGCCTCCTTCCAGCCGCCCGCCCCAGGTCACCGTCCTGCCCACATCCAGGTCTGGGGGGGCCGCGCTTACTGGCTGGCGGGGGTTGATGAGGGCTTCCTCGAGGTCCTCCCGGGGTGCTTCAGGAGCTGGCTGAGCTGCTCGAGGTCCCTTTTCAGCTCGCACAGGTCCACCGAGGCATTGTGGGAGGCCTTCTGGGGAGGATCTGGAGCAGGGGAGAAGCGCCTGAGGCTGCTGAGCAGGTGCCACAGGCTGTACCCGTCCCACTCCCATCTCACCCTCCCGTTTTACGGCAGATGAAACTGAGCCTCCAAGAGGTGGGGTGCACCCTCCAAGGTCACCCAGAAGCCGGCCAGAGGGGGGTCCTGCCACAGGGAACCTTCGGGCAACACCAACCCCAGCAGGGCAGGCCGGGATGCACCTGCCCATGTGCCCCTTTGCCTACACACCTGGAGCCAAGAGGGCCCACCCAGGAGGGCTGTGAGgaaggccaggggtggggggcccatGCGGCCTCTGGCTCCTGACACCCAGTCGTCTTCCcactctctctgctccctccctgggTGGGCttcatcttcctctgcctggaccTTCCCAGGACCCTCTGGATGGAACCTCCCCGACCCTCTGCCTTCACCCCTACCTTCCCACAGCCCTTCCAGGAGCACAGCTTGGAtcacacccctcccctcctcagaCAACGTTCCGCGGCTCCCCGCCGCCTGGAGGCCGCCTTACTGTGGAAGGAGAAGGTGAAGCCGGCAGCACTGGGCAGACTGGTGTTCTGGGGGCTCCACCAGGAGCTGACCGAGGTGGCGAGCAGCGGGGGTCCCTGAGCCAGGCTCTCCTCCCGGTGCCGGAAGCACAGGAGGCCAGAGGCTCGGTCACTCAGCAAGAAGTCGTTTTTGCCGTAGCGAAGATGCAGTATCCCCACGTGGCGGCTCCAGTACAGGCAGAAATGGTAGAGGCCCCTGGGCTCAGGGAAGAGCTGGGGAGCCGGGAGGACCCCGGGGAAGGGGGCATGGATCGTGAGGGCTCCCTCTGAGTTCTTGACGGAGATGTGCAGCTCCGACGTCTGCTTATAATGCAGGCTGCTCTTGTGCGTCTGGTTCCTCTGGCCACAGAAACGGAAGTCTTCACGGGGCGTCCGGCCCTGGGTACCTGAGGAGACAAAGACCACAGATGGGactctgggggcagggagcagccgGGGCAGGAGAGGGCCAGGTCTTGGGCCCAGAATACTGGATCCCAGTGCCTGGGACCCACACACGTTCCAAGGGCCTATACCCTCAAGGTCTACACAAATGTGAATGTGCCCTACTCACAAATTCCTAGcttcaaattataaaaagaacaataataattTCAAAGGCCAAAAAACCACATTTTAATAGCAATAAAGTACTTCACAAGGCCATGCCTACCATACAATTGCACAGGCTGTGCACTGCACAAGGATGCTCTGGGCTGCAGAGCTGAGTGGGGCCAAAACCCAGTCCATGTTCCCCACCCCAAGCTATGCACTATGGGGCTGCAGCTGCCAGAAAGAAGGAGTGCCTGTTTCTGCAAGATACCATCCATTAGCTAAACTGTATCTAAAGTCCTGTGCCTGCCCAAAGGGGTTGGTGGATATGCCCGCAGCTGTCCTAGACACGGAGCTTTGTAGCCTAAGTCACAACAGTCCCAGGGCATCCCCAAGATAGCTTACCTTGAACCAGGAGGAGCACACCTAGCAGGAACAGTGCCATCTGCAGCAGCACTTGGGCACCCATCTTCCACCCCAAGGTCACCTGAGAAGTCAGCACCTGAAAGAGGCCAGGAGAGTTAGCTGGGGCCAGAGGTGCAGGCTGGTCGGGCCAGCCCTGCAGACGGGGAGGGCGGTGCAGCTTGGGTGTGGGACGTGAGgtaaggaggccagtgtgggaaCAGCTCGTGGGTCTCCCCAGAGCTGCCAAAGTTGAGCATCAGGGGGCAGCGGCCGCCCAGGCTGAGCTCAGGCCcggctcctcctctcccttgctGCATGGCCCCGTGCACACCACCCAAGACAAGGCTGGTAATAGTCCTTCCCTGTAGACCCAGCAGCCCTGGGGCAATCCTGGCTAGACTCCAGCACCACCTGGAAGCACCCCACGGCCCTGCCCCTCCAGGCCTCGAGGAGACACAGGAAAATAGGAGCTTTCCGGGTCCTCCTCCAGGAACCTCACCATCATCATCCCCAAGACCCAGCTCAGAGGACACTGCCTTCGGAAGCCTTCCAGAATTCCCTGTATAGTCAGCCCCAGCCTCCTTCGCTTCCCACCACTGGCCAGGGCCTCCTGTGTCCCCAGGCCGCGCAGGGTGGTGCGTTCCCCCCTCAGCAAGGAAGGGAGCTCCTGGCCCATCCCTGCGGACCGGCCcagggcgcgggggcggggggaggggggctgcaggACAAAGGCTGGGCAGACAGTCGGAGGGGTGAGGGGTCGGGGAAGCAGAGCCAACATCAGCGCCCGGCAGcgccctctgcagggagccgggGAGAGGGTGCTCCCTGTCGTGACCACCAGGGGGAGCCGGGAAAAGGCAGAGGTGCGTTCCGCCGGGACAGGGAGACTGGGACAGTAGGgcccgggtggggagggggcgcttCCGACCCCCCGCGGCCTGCGCTAGCTGAGCGCCAGTCGTCCAG from Canis lupus dingo isolate Sandy chromosome 2, ASM325472v2, whole genome shotgun sequence includes the following:
- the ADGRG1 gene encoding adhesion G-protein coupled receptor G1, with the translated sequence MGAQVLLQMALFLLGVLLLVQGTQGRTPREDFRFCGQRNQTHKSSLHYKQTSELHISVKNSEGALTIHAPFPGVLPAPQLFPEPRGLYHFCLYWSRHVGILHLRYGKNDFLLSDRASGLLCFRHREESLAQGPPLLATSVSSWWSPQNTSLPSAAGFTFSFHNPPQKASHNASVDLCELKRDLEQLSQLLKHPGRTSRKPSSTPASQRLQTLESRLTSVKFTGDTLSFEEDLVNATVWKLQPTASLQDLRIHSRREEEQSEIQEYSVLLPRTLFQKTKGRRGEAEKRLLLVDFSSQALFQDKNSSQVLGEKVLGIVVQNTKVANLSEPVVLTFQHQPQPKNVTLQCVFWVEDLTLSSPGSWSDAGCETIRRETQTSCLCNHLTYFAVLMVASVEVAAVHKHYLTVLSYVGCVISALACVLTIAAYLCSRRKSRDYTIKVHMNLLLAVFLLDVSFLLSEPVALAGSEAGCRASAIFLHFSLLSCLSWMGLEGYNLYRLVVEVFGTYVPGYLLKLSIMGWGFPVFLVMLVALVDISNYGPIILAVHRTPESVIYPSMCWIRDSLVSHVTNLGLFSLVFLFNMAMLGTMVVQILRLRPHAHKWPHVLTLLGLSLVLGLPWALVFFSFASGTFQLVVLYLFSIITSFQGFFIFLWYWSMRLQARGGPSPLKSSSDSARLPISSGSTSSSRI